Genomic DNA from Gossypium hirsutum isolate 1008001.06 chromosome A01, Gossypium_hirsutum_v2.1, whole genome shotgun sequence:
GCTTTCAGGATGGTGCACTGCATAGCATTCAAAGACCTATATATTAAACTTCTAATTGAAGCTAACTGGATTCAGAATCAATACAAGATTTAGGCGCTTCTCTGCTATGTTTTAAGATGGCATCACCAGAACTATTCAATTCTGGGCAGAATTTGGATTTTGACACCAATAATCAGCAATGTGAATCTGTTTTTCTTTCGTTCACTGCCAGTGCCAGGTTAATGTATATATTTTACCATTCAATCATATATTTTCTTTACCCTGTAAAATAAGAGACGACTCCTATAGAATATATTGTCACGTCTAGACTTGTCAATTGGGTGGATCGGGTTAATCTGAATAGCATTTCAATTCATTTTGAATTTGAACCAGTTCGAGTTTAAAATGCTTTGAGTTTGAATCATTCAAGTTTGAGTCACAAATTCAGTCCAAATGAATCCTACCTCTTCATTCTTTCCTcctgttcataaaattattaCTCTGGAAGTCCTCTATTTTGGCAATGACCTCCCCAAAAGTTTTCAGCGTTACTTCCATCTTTGTATCATGGCACAAATTGCCTCACAATTACTAAGAATTTGATCTCATCGTGACAAACCCTACACCTCATAATAGTAAGCCCTTCGCTAAGGCCATTTCATTGTGTGGTTAAATGTACCAAATGGGATCATAAAGAGGATAAATTGCTGATGAGAATCGCTTAACAAAATGAAATGAATCTCATTTCAGTTTTATATCATTAACCATACTATTGTCTCCAAACGTACAGAACCAAGAACAATAGAACAAGAAAAAGAAGACCTTAGAGCAAAGgtagaagaagaaagaatagtATACAACACCATAGACAGTACATAAAAGTAGAGCCAATCTTCAACTCCACCCTTGGATTTAAAGGACCACCTTTGGAAATTTTCGGTTCACATTGGCAGCAACTGTAGGATCAATTCATCAACTCATGCTCCATCGTTGAGAAACAAACACAACCATATGAAGCATCGAAGtccaaaaataattttgatgGTCAACTCCAACATCAAAAATTTCTGCCTTCAAACAATCAGCAATAAGTTAAAACAGAaaccaaagaaataaaatatggtaATACCAATTGAGTTCTTCAGTTCTTTCTTATCTGGAATTTTTTTCCAGCAAAATCTTAAGCCTATCAGCTTCTGAAGCCTCCAAAGTATATCACATCCACAATTCAATCATACAAACCACTGTagcataataaaattattttacacaCCAAGATGCAAGTCACAAACTTTCAAATATCTACCCAACACAATATTCCATTTGTTATGTTACACTTCCGAGACAAATTAACTTAGTTTGAGCCCTGGTCTTAGGTACCAACATAGAGGACCTCCATCATGTTACACATAAATTTAGAGGACCTCCATCGTGCCCTTATTGTATTAGTTTTTGTGTTAATAAAGCCAATTACATAACTTTTCACGGTAATACAACAATCAAACAAAGTGCAGTGAAAGAGGAAGCAACTAGCTTCTCCAACTAGTAAATCCCACAAAGTATACAGCATTCACAATAAGGCAAGAATCAATCAAAACTAAATCAAAGAAACTATAAGTAATTACCTTGCATGAAGAGAAAGCCAACAAGAAGCAATCATTCGACCCCAGTAGACCTGGCAACTTTGTACCTTAACTTCCTATTCAGGTTTTCCTGGAAACAATTCATTTAGAAAATAACCCGAAATGCACAAAGTAACCAACTTTAACCACAATAAGGATATAAAAACAATAGTAATAAGCTTCACCTGTTCAAGAACCTTAGCTGAGCTGGTTTCAACGAGCCTAGCCAAGCTTTCGATTTTGGAAAGCATTTTCTCATATAAATCCTCTAATCCAGCCGTGTAGTTAGTGGCTCCCGGTCCTATCAACAGGCTCAATCTCCCAACTTGCATTCCCTCGGCGCAAGTATCCAGCAAAGCTTGATCCTTTTCTGTTTCTTTCGTTCCAGTGACACTCTCCTCGTTTCTATCTTCATTCATCGCCGTTAAGTTCCTTAAATTGCAGTTCAAAGAGGGTAGCGTAGAGTTGGGGCTAAACGACCCGTAATGTCCTCTAAACGCAGGCCCAATGTTGACTATATCAATTGACAGCGGATTAAAACTGGGTTTCGATGATCGGAATTGGAAAGCCCGATACTGGTTGGTTTGAATGCATTGGTCATGAAGAGGAGTGGTGAAGAGGAGGAAAATCGAAGgagcgaaaagggaattgaaatcgGCGTTTTGGATAGGGAGAGAGAGATTTGGGGTGGAGGAAAGAGAACGAGTGACGGAGAACTCACGCATTGAAGGACGGAGGGGAGTTTTCCGGCGAGAGGAGAACCAGCCGATGAGGGGTTTGTGGTTGAGGTGAGTAGGAGAGAGTCGGGAGGAGTCGACCCGGCCGAGTGAGTCGTAGAAGGAGAGAAGAGAAGGGAAGCAGAGGAAGCCGGAGATGGTGGCAACGAGTTGGGAATCGGAGGAAGATTGGGCGGAATCGTCGGAGAGAGTGGAAGGGGCGATGAAAGTGACGTGGCCGAAGAGGAGACCGTCGACGTCTGCAGGGGAGGTTGAGAGGCGTTGGATCATGGAGGAGAGAGCGGGGCCTGATATTGCTAGCTTGTGCAACACCAGATCGTCCATGACGTTGAAAAGCTGAGAGTAAATGAGAGTTGTACTACTAATTTGTAAGAGGCAGATGGATGAGCTGAGCTTTAATCTAAGCAATTAGCTGAAAGAGAGGGCAGAGCagttgtgtgtgtgttttttttttttaatgggcCTTTCCCTGTAAGTAATGAACTGAAAGTCCAAAAAACCCTCCTCTTACTTTATTTTGCTTTCAGTCCCTTGATTatgccaaaattttaaattagcccTATACCTTTTTTTTAAAGGGGTGTTAGAATCTCGATAATTTGATTTCTTATTTTTGGTAACACCATTATTATAGTGTTGCTGTTGATTAACCACTCAACCATTCCATTGATAACTGGTTAGGAACACCCTTAAGCATATGTAAAAGGTATCCCCAAATAACACAAATTAAGAATATACAAGTTGGAAggtttcaaataaataaaattagacgCACAAACCACAATATACATCATCTCCCACAGGTGCTTagaacatattagtctttcaatacaTAAAACATTTGTGAAGGGAAATGTCATATCTCAAACGTTTGGAAGGGCCAAAATCAGAATTTGACCTTAATTTAATGGGTGCCACAATTCCATTAcatgaacaaaaaaaataaatttaccataATTTGCTGCAACCTCCTTAATCCCCTAGGAAGTGAAAAGGGAATCTACATGACACCATATGAGGAAAACTCCACCACGCAAGAAGGCAGGTTGATCAAACAAATAGTCTTGCAAATTTCATCCCTGTTCCATATCTACCAGTTGCAGCAAGCAAATAAACAACACTGCaatgtgtttgcattaaagaatCTATTGTATGCACAATGCATACCATTCATCCATTCAAAACATCACCCAAAAATTTGACTTATATAATCATGATTTATGCACAGATCTGAGTCACACAAGGTTCTTCATAGTCACTAGATCGAGAATAAACAATAAGATACGAGGTATGATCAGCGCCAATAACTTTGTAAAATGGAGCCAAAATGGATCCACCAGTATAAAGTATCTAATAAACGAGATCCATATACATTCCACAAATGTTAATATAAACTCTAATTCGTAAAAAATAAACTACAGCTATAAATTCCCCAATAGgaattttattgttcttaaagAAAAAACTGAAATTGAATCAATGACATGTGAACCATTACTGTAATCCAAGAGGAAAAGATTCAAAGAGGCGGAACCGTGGATCGGATTCAGACACGAGCGGCAACAGCAGGGGCAGCGGCAA
This window encodes:
- the LOC107939674 gene encoding uncharacterized protein: MDDLVLHKLAISGPALSSMIQRLSTSPADVDGLLFGHVTFIAPSTLSDDSAQSSSDSQLVATISGFLCFPSLLSFYDSLGRVDSSRLSPTHLNHKPLIGWFSSRRKTPLRPSMREFSVTRSLSSTPNLSLPIQNADFNSLFAPSIFLLFTTPLHDQCIQTNQYRAFQFRSSKPSFNPLSIDIVNIGPAFRGHYGSFSPNSTLPSLNCNLRNLTAMNEDRNEESVTGTKETEKDQALLDTCAEGMQVGRLSLLIGPGATNYTAGLEDLYEKMLSKIESLARLVETSSAKVLEQENLNRKLRYKVARSTGVE